Proteins from a genomic interval of Nematostella vectensis chromosome 5, jaNemVect1.1, whole genome shotgun sequence:
- the LOC5513990 gene encoding cilia- and flagella-associated protein 161, with product MSVRTYNPSVLIGNWNEDICLEEDKLKDFLDKKEKGELLIQKASNLLGNILKKTELSVSHDGYLHFGDIVCVYNPASEVLLTANMSESKMRDAQSLGGPCDISASKSLQPCVRNTFMIVSPELYQEGQVLRYGQPFMLSTLPGVGGSLRMHSDRVTFNKAAKKSRKQECLLTDNSSFTAHWNCLCFDPQQRLENDGMPVPANQRILFNHCKTNQNLACMSEFSFRTPFGREMEVAAHTSLDSHRAETPANHWVILTRTVEDAAEQHEIERETLMKPSTEVQTFDEPPAGGQHEFREVPEDSTPPQ from the exons ATGAGTGTAAGAACATACAACCCTTCTGTTTTGATTGGAAACTGGAATGAGGACATCTGTCTTGAGGAA GACAAATTAAAAGACTTCCTCGACAAGAAGGAGAAAGGAGAGCTTTTAATTCAAAAAGCTTCTAACTTACTAGGAAATATACTCAAGAAG ACTGAGCTTTCTGTGTCTCACGATGGGTACCTTCATTTCGGGGATATTGTGTGCGTGTATAACCCCGCAAGCGAAGTGTTATTGACGGCCAACATGTCTGAGAGTAAGATGCGTGATGCCCAGAGCCTTGGAGGTCCTTGCGATATATCTGCATCCAAGTCACTTCAGCCATGTGTCCGCAATACCTTTATGATTGTCAG CCCTGAGCTGTACCAGGAAGGTCAGGTACTTCGCTATGGCCAGCCTTTTATGCTCAGTACACTACCAGGAGTTGGGGGCAGT TTGAGAATGCATAGTGACCGGGTAACATTCAATAAAGCGGCCAAGAAGTCTCGCAAACAAGAATGCCttctaacagataattctTCCTTCACTGCACACTG GAATTGCTTGTGTTTTGACCCACAACAGCGCCTAGAAAATGATGGAATGCCAGTCCCA GCAAACCAGCGAATCCTGTTTAATCACTGCAAGACAAACCAGAACCTCGCCTGCATGTCAGAATTCTCGTTTAG GACGCCGTTTGGTCGCGAGATGGAGGTCGCCGCGCACACTTCGTTAGACTCTCATCGCGCCGAGACGCCCGCTAACCACTGGGTGATCCTTACTCGGACGGTCGAGGACGCCGCCGAACAGCACGAGATCGAGAGAGAAACGCTTATGAAACCGAGCACAGAG GTGCAGACTTTTGACGAGCCTCCCGCCGGTGGGCAGCACGAGTTCCGCGAAGTCCCAGAAGACTCTACCCCACCACAATAA
- the LOC5513989 gene encoding neuronal acetylcholine receptor subunit alpha-9-like isoform X2, which produces MSLNQIVDVDEKNQLLTTSTWIRQIWYNPLLTWNVTEYGGLKTINVSPTIIWLPDIVLYDNADPDVTFGGNLDRLNTRVVLRYDGRNTWLAPVTFRSNCPIDVKHFPFDTQYCPLKFGSWTYDGFRLDVVNESSAADLGKYIPSAEWNLQSAESKRNVLKYFCCDEPYPDVTFTFVIRRRSLFYMMNLILPLVTITALVNVSFVLPAESGERTSLSITILLAMTVFMLVVAETIPPTSDAIPLIAKFYMAGMIEMAVALVWTCYILKYYHSDCMEMPHWVRKYILGYLGNFFGIRMENLKRYSEHSKIMRAHGENIDVVFRPESTKDSLRDEHLQEQLIPKVIDGDKCYSNPTRQHMYSGRNGFIGGSLGGAEHPALALGEKILQKVETLVENSIVDDKVNIHKEEWRIAAMVMDKVSLWVFSITVLVTVLACFLQAPEYVA; this is translated from the exons ATGTCACTCAACCAGATAGTAGACGTG GATGAAAAGAATCAGTTGCTGACTACAAGTACCTGGATCAGGCAG ATCTGGTACAACCCTTTACTGACGTGGAATGTGACAGAATATGGTGGACTGAAGACGATTAACGTGTCTCCGACAATCATATGGCTTCCGGATATTGTACTCTACGACAA TGCGGACCCGGATGTAACTTTTGGCGGAAACCTGGACAGACTCAACACGCGGGTGGTCCTCCGTTACGACGGCCGCAACACGTGGCTCGCCCCAGTCACATTTCGAAGCAACTGTCCAATAGACGTCAAGCATTTCCCATTTGACACCCAGTACTGCCCACTCAAATTCGGCTCTTGGACTTACGACGGCTTTCGGCTTGACGTCGTAAACGAGAGCTCTGCGGCAGACCTTGGAAAGTACATTCCGAGTGCTGAATGGAACCTTCAGTCTGCCGAGAGCAAACGTAACGTTCTCAAGTACTTCTGTTGCGATGAGCCGTATCCGGATGTGACGTTTACGTTCGTAATTCGACGGAGGTCGCTGTTCTACATGATGAATTTGATTTTGCCGCTGGTCACCATCACCGCACTGGTCAATGTATCGTTTGTGCTTCCAGCAGAATCAG GTGAACGTACCTCGCTATCCATCACCATCCTCCTCGCCATGACCGTTTTCATGCTGGTCGTCGCCGAGACTATCCCGCCAACCTCCGATGCCATCCCTCTTATTGCAAAGTTCTATATGGCCGGCATGATAGAGATGGCTGTAGCACTTGTATGGACTTGTTACATTCTGAAATACTACCACTCAGACTGTATGGAAATGCCGCATTGGGTTCGCAAATATATCCTGGGTTACTTAGGGAACTTCTTCGGCATTCGAATGGAAAACCTAAAGCGGTATTCCGAACACTCGAAAATCATGCGAGCGCATGGTGAAAACATTGATGTGGTCTTTAGACCAGAATCTACGAAGGATTCATTGAGAGACGAGCATCTCCAGGAACAGTTGATTCCTAAAGTGATTGACGGTGACAAGTGCTACTCGAACCCGACAAGACAGCACATGTACAGTGGACGGAACGGATTCATCGGCGGGAGCCTAGGGGGTGCAGAGCACCCAGCCTTGGCTCTTGGGGAGAAGATACTTCAGAAGGTAGAGACGTTGGTGGAAAACTCGATCGTAGACGACAAAGTGAATATTCACAAGGAAGAGTGGAGGATTGCTGCCATGGTCATGGATAAGGTCTCGCTCTGGGTATTTAGTATAACTGTTCTTGTGACGGTGTTAGCTTGTTTCTTGCAAGCGCCAGAATATGTAGCTTGA
- the LOC5513987 gene encoding GTP-binding protein ypt1 — MNSEYDYLFKLLLIGDSGVGKSSLLLRFADDTFSNTYISTIGVDFKIRTLTVDGKTIKLQIWDTAGQERFRTLTTAYYRSAHGIVLIYDVNESETFLHLSQWLEEVSEYACEGVNTILVGNKCDLIDCRQVGYNTAKEFAEKLDISFIETSAKDSTNVESVFRTMAAELKAKLGSPLTSPTAGNSTDACPLKLSDGVSVEQSHKCCGFG, encoded by the coding sequence ATGAATTCCGAGTACGACTATCTATTCAAACTGCTTCTTATTGGTGATTCTGGGGTAGGAAAATCAAGTCTTCTTCTTCGTTTCGCGGATGACACATTCAGCAACACATACATCAGTACAATTGGCGTCGACTTCAAAATACGAACCCTCACCGTCGATGGCAAGACAATCAAGCTACAGATCTGGGACACGGCGGGCCAGGAGAGATTCAGGACTCTGACAACCGCTTATTATAGAAGCGCTCACGGTATTGTACTCATATATGATGTGAATGAAAGCGAGACGTTCCTTCACTTAAGCCAGTGGCTGGAGGAAGTCTCCGAGTACGCTTGCGAAGGTGTTAACACTATTCTAGTCGGTAATAAATGTGACCTTATAGATTGCCGACAGGTAGGGTACAATACTGCCAAAGAATTTGCTGAAAAGTTGGATATTTCGTTTATTGAGACTAGCGCCAAGGATTCTACGAATGTTGAGAGCGTGTTTCGCACAATGGCTGCCGAACTGAAGGCTAAGCTTGGATCACCGCTGACATCACCTACTGCGGGCAACTCAACTGACGCATGCCCTTTGAAACTTTCAGACGGAGTCTCTGTTGAACAAAGTCACAAATGCTGCGGGTTTGGATAG
- the LOC5513989 gene encoding neuronal acetylcholine receptor subunit alpha-9-like isoform X1: MRRLRWESLYFLLCTLTAVSDASRNEKRLLEKLLTGYDRNERPVLNDNESVTVTLGLTLNQIVDVDEKNQLLTTSTWIRQIWYNPLLTWNVTEYGGLKTINVSPTIIWLPDIVLYDNADPDVTFGGNLDRLNTRVVLRYDGRNTWLAPVTFRSNCPIDVKHFPFDTQYCPLKFGSWTYDGFRLDVVNESSAADLGKYIPSAEWNLQSAESKRNVLKYFCCDEPYPDVTFTFVIRRRSLFYMMNLILPLVTITALVNVSFVLPAESGERTSLSITILLAMTVFMLVVAETIPPTSDAIPLIAKFYMAGMIEMAVALVWTCYILKYYHSDCMEMPHWVRKYILGYLGNFFGIRMENLKRYSEHSKIMRAHGENIDVVFRPESTKDSLRDEHLQEQLIPKVIDGDKCYSNPTRQHMYSGRNGFIGGSLGGAEHPALALGEKILQKVETLVENSIVDDKVNIHKEEWRIAAMVMDKVSLWVFSITVLVTVLACFLQAPEYVA; the protein is encoded by the exons ATGAGACGCTTGCGCTGGGAGTCACTGTATTTTCTACTGTGCACGTTGACAGCAG TTTCAGACGCATCGCGTAACGAGAAACGTCTTCTTGAGAAGCTGCTCACGGGGTATGACCGAAACGAGCGACCCGTTCTGAACGACAACGAGTCTGTCACCGTCACGCTAGGCCTGACACTCAACCAGATAGTAGACGTG GATGAAAAGAATCAGTTGCTGACTACAAGTACCTGGATCAGGCAG ATCTGGTACAACCCTTTACTGACGTGGAATGTGACAGAATATGGTGGACTGAAGACGATTAACGTGTCTCCGACAATCATATGGCTTCCGGATATTGTACTCTACGACAA TGCGGACCCGGATGTAACTTTTGGCGGAAACCTGGACAGACTCAACACGCGGGTGGTCCTCCGTTACGACGGCCGCAACACGTGGCTCGCCCCAGTCACATTTCGAAGCAACTGTCCAATAGACGTCAAGCATTTCCCATTTGACACCCAGTACTGCCCACTCAAATTCGGCTCTTGGACTTACGACGGCTTTCGGCTTGACGTCGTAAACGAGAGCTCTGCGGCAGACCTTGGAAAGTACATTCCGAGTGCTGAATGGAACCTTCAGTCTGCCGAGAGCAAACGTAACGTTCTCAAGTACTTCTGTTGCGATGAGCCGTATCCGGATGTGACGTTTACGTTCGTAATTCGACGGAGGTCGCTGTTCTACATGATGAATTTGATTTTGCCGCTGGTCACCATCACCGCACTGGTCAATGTATCGTTTGTGCTTCCAGCAGAATCAG GTGAACGTACCTCGCTATCCATCACCATCCTCCTCGCCATGACCGTTTTCATGCTGGTCGTCGCCGAGACTATCCCGCCAACCTCCGATGCCATCCCTCTTATTGCAAAGTTCTATATGGCCGGCATGATAGAGATGGCTGTAGCACTTGTATGGACTTGTTACATTCTGAAATACTACCACTCAGACTGTATGGAAATGCCGCATTGGGTTCGCAAATATATCCTGGGTTACTTAGGGAACTTCTTCGGCATTCGAATGGAAAACCTAAAGCGGTATTCCGAACACTCGAAAATCATGCGAGCGCATGGTGAAAACATTGATGTGGTCTTTAGACCAGAATCTACGAAGGATTCATTGAGAGACGAGCATCTCCAGGAACAGTTGATTCCTAAAGTGATTGACGGTGACAAGTGCTACTCGAACCCGACAAGACAGCACATGTACAGTGGACGGAACGGATTCATCGGCGGGAGCCTAGGGGGTGCAGAGCACCCAGCCTTGGCTCTTGGGGAGAAGATACTTCAGAAGGTAGAGACGTTGGTGGAAAACTCGATCGTAGACGACAAAGTGAATATTCACAAGGAAGAGTGGAGGATTGCTGCCATGGTCATGGATAAGGTCTCGCTCTGGGTATTTAGTATAACTGTTCTTGTGACGGTGTTAGCTTGTTTCTTGCAAGCGCCAGAATATGTAGCTTGA